A region of Marnyiella aurantia DNA encodes the following proteins:
- the lpxK gene encoding tetraacyldisaccharide 4'-kinase, with product MKRWYLYPFSLLYHLGTGIRNTLYNIGLKKSTRFRTPIINVGNLSVGGSGKSPMVMYLADLLSKNYRTGVLSRGYGRVTKGYAIVNYESNYKIVGDEAMQLFERFRNRFVIGVSEERVPGAKKIIEDMDLEVLVLDDAYQHRAIKAGFNILMTDYNDPYFKDHILPAGDLRESRSGASRAQIIVVSKCPAELTDEKRQYFISRIRPQHYQKVFFSSISYDEHVFSLDKSIPDNNLAYYDVLLITGIANPKPLTEHLAKFSQRVKHLKFKDHHDFSEEDIKKIMTEYKKLGEYRLILTTEKDFVRLKTFDVLRDLVFYWPINVNIDKREDFNQAVLNYVRNN from the coding sequence ATGAAAAGATGGTACCTCTACCCTTTTTCCCTGCTTTATCACCTTGGTACGGGAATCCGCAATACCTTATATAACATAGGCCTCAAAAAGTCTACACGCTTCCGCACCCCAATCATCAACGTTGGCAACCTGTCGGTAGGTGGCAGCGGCAAGTCACCAATGGTAATGTATCTGGCCGATCTGCTGTCCAAAAACTACCGTACCGGAGTTTTGTCCCGCGGTTACGGACGGGTGACCAAAGGCTACGCCATCGTGAATTACGAGAGCAACTACAAAATTGTAGGCGACGAGGCCATGCAGCTTTTCGAGAGGTTCAGGAACCGCTTTGTAATCGGTGTTTCGGAAGAGCGGGTTCCGGGTGCAAAAAAAATCATTGAGGATATGGACCTGGAAGTTCTGGTGCTGGACGATGCGTACCAGCACCGGGCGATAAAAGCCGGCTTTAATATTCTGATGACGGATTATAACGATCCTTATTTTAAAGATCATATCCTGCCTGCAGGTGACCTTCGGGAAAGCCGCAGCGGCGCCTCAAGAGCACAGATCATCGTCGTTTCCAAGTGTCCGGCTGAACTTACTGACGAGAAAAGGCAGTATTTTATTTCCAGAATCCGCCCGCAACATTACCAGAAAGTATTTTTTTCGTCTATTTCCTATGATGAACATGTATTTTCACTGGATAAGTCGATTCCTGATAACAATCTGGCTTATTATGATGTTCTCCTGATCACAGGAATTGCCAATCCGAAACCGCTTACAGAGCACCTGGCAAAATTTTCGCAGCGCGTAAAACACCTGAAGTTTAAAGACCATCATGATTTTTCGGAAGAGGACATCAAAAAGATTATGACGGAGTATAAAAAACTGGGAGAATACCGCCTGATCCTGACTACTGAAAAAGATTTCGTGCGGCTGAAGACTTTCGATGTGCTGAGGGATCTGGTCTTTTACTGGCCCATCAACGTGAATATAGACAAGCGCGAAGACTTCAATCAGGCAGTTTTGAATTACGTAAGGAACAACTAA